The sequence below is a genomic window from Croceicoccus marinus.
TGATTGCGGTGAACCCGCTCTGCTGCGCGTCGATGACCGGGTCGTTCACGGTCTGCGCCGAAGCGACCACACCGCCCTGGAACAGGTCGTTCAGGTTGGGCGCGCGGATGTCGCGCGACCGCACGGCGCGGAAGCGGATGTCGCTTATCGGCTGGTAGGTCAGGCCCAGCTTCCAGGTGTTGACGTTGCCGCTTGTGCTGTAGTGTGTGCGGCGTACCGCGCCGTTGAAGTCGAGCGACTCGCCGAGCTTGCTGTCGGCCAGCAGCGGCACCACGACTTCGGCAAAACCTTCATAGACGTCGTACTTGCCGGTCGACGGCTTGTAGTTCGCCGAGAAATAGCCGTTTACCAGCGATATGGGGTCGGCGGTGCCGTTCACCTGTTCCTTGCGGTATTCGAGGCCTGTCGCGAACGAGATCGGTCCCGCCCACGTCTGCGCGGGCTCCCCCTGGATCGATGCGGAGCCGACGTACTGTTCAAGCTTCTGGTCGAGGATGGAAGCGCCGGTGACGTAATCTATGGCATCCTGTCCGTTCAGGCCGTAGCCGAACACGTTGTAGGGAACGCAGCCGTTGGTCGGATCGGTAAGCGTGGAGCGGCAGACGATATTGTCGTTCACGTCGTATACCGCATCGACGGCGCGGGCGTAGTTGGCCTTGATCTCGAGGTTGCGGACCTGGGTGTTGACGTGGGTCTGGCCATACTGGCCATAGACCTCGTAGCTCCAGCTTCCGCCCAGATCGCCTTGCGCGCCGATCACGTAACGCTGCAGTTCGCGCTTCGCCCGGCCGTATTGGCGGCCAAGGTCGGGATTGAGCGTGCCGAAGCTGAAGCTGGTCTCGCCCGGCTGCAGCTGTGCGCGAAGGTCGTCTGGCAGGAACGCGTTGTCGGCCTGGATGGTGATGTTGCCAAAGTGGAAGTTATACGCCGACGGCGCATCCGCGATCGCCTTGCCGTAGTTGACTTCGACGAATGGCTGGAAGGCGTCGTTCACTTCGAAGCTGAGGCGACCGAACGTCGTGAACTGCTCCAGCGGAATGTCGAGCGCATAGAACGAGGCCAGATCGCTGGTCGTGCCACCGATCATGTAGGGGCCGGACAGGGTGCCAAACGTGAAGTCGCTCTGCGCGCCATTCAGGCCGAACTGCGTTCCGCGCAGCGTGCCCGAGGTGATAAGGCCGCCGAACGCCGCACGCGAGTGGTTCACGTCGCTGGCGTTGATCAGCTGCGGTTCGCCATTGGTGGAGGTATATGCAGGGTTCGGGATGATCTTCTGGCCATCGTACCACGGGCGCGAACCCACTTCCCTGATGCCCTCGACCTTGGAGTACGTCGCGCTGGCGATGAAGTGCCCTCGACCACCGGCGAACCCGGTGCCGTATGCGCCTTCGACCTTGTAGTTGAAGTCGTCGCCATAAGTCGTGATGCCGGTCTGGCCTTCAAGCTTCAGTCCGGTGAAGCGTGTATCGAGCACGAAGTTGACGACGCCGGTGACGGCGTCGGAACCATAGGCCGCCGATGCACCGCCGGTCACGACGTCGATGCGCGACACCAGTGCCGACGGCAGGGTGTTCACGTCGACGAGGCCGTTGACGTTGGCGCCGACGACGCGACGTCCATCAAGGAGGACAAGCGTCCGGCTGGCGCCGAGCCCGCGCAGGTTGAGGAAGTTGGAGCCGCCCGAACCGGACGAAACGGTGACAGTTGCCTGACGCGGGGTCGATGAGCCAGCCAGTGCGGGAAGCTGGTTGACGACGTCGGCGAGGTTGGCCGGAGCTTTTGCCTGGAGTTCGGCGGCGCCGACAACGGTTTCGGGGGTCGGAGCCGAGTAGCCGTCGCGCTTCACTCGCGAGCCGGACACGATGATCGCTTCCATTGAAGAACCGTCCGAGTTCTGAGCGGCGGCGATTTCGTCTGCGGCATAGGTATCGGTCTGCGTTTCGTCAGCGACTTGGGCGAAAGCGGCGGGACTGGTCGCGGCCAGCACGGCGAAGCTGGCGGAAAGATACATTGCGGCCTTAGTCGGAATCATCGGAACCCTCCCTAGTTTATATGCGACAATTGTCGTCAGGGCCTCATTAGGCGAAACGATTTGAGCAAAAAAAATAGAGATTAATGATCGCTACGTTCTATTTTTTAGTTATATCGCCGGTTGGCCGACGTTTTCCGAACAGGACCGGAAATTGCCCCCGCTAGTGCGGCCGTGAGCTGGTTCGGGAGACTGGTTGGCTTCGGTTCGCCGTGCGCCAGCTGTGGGGCGTCATGCCGGCGACCTGATGGAACCGGCGCGTGAAGGCGCTTTGGTCGGCGTAGCCGCATGCCTGTGCGATTTCGGCGATGGATTTGTCCGTTTCGATCAAAAGCGGCGTCGCCATTTCCATGCGAAGCCGGTGAAGGAAGGACTGCAAGGTCATCCCCAGGACCGAACGAGAGTCCCGCTCAAGCTGTGAAACCGAGATGCCGGCAAGTCGGGCCAATGCCGCAACGTCCAGCGGTTGCGCGGGGTCTGCCCGCAACCGTTCCAGCGCCCGCGCAAGCCGGGTGTATTTCGTGGACTGGCCACCTCTTGCTTGTAGCGACCGACCGACCGTCAGCACCCCGACGGTCAGCCCGGAAAGATCGACGACCGGCAACCGGGTATAAAGAAGCCATGCCGCGCCGCGCATCCCGAACGGTTCGAGGCGGTCGCGGATAGGACGCCCTGTCGCCAGAACCTCTGCGTCGAGATCTTCGTAGTGCCGCGCGACATGTTCCGGAAGGAAGTCGCCAGACCTGCGGCCAATGAGGCCGGACACTTCGGTCAGCCCGAAAATTTCGGCTGTTGCAGGGTTTGCGGCGACATAGCGCAACTCGGCATCCTTCACGAAAAAGGATACGTCGCCAAGCTGCTCCATCATCGCGTCGAGCAAACCCAGATCGGCAGTTCCGAGCATATGGACTTTGGTCATTTTATGCAGAAATCCGCATCGTGGTTGCCGAAGCCGCTCTAGCAAGCAAGTCCCGGAAGGGTCAAATTGGCGATCAAAGCCGATGGAGAGGACACGATGTTGCCAGCCGTAACCCTGACCGACCGTTTTGAGCGTCGCCAAGGTCCCATTCTGATCAGCGGGGTGCAGGCGCTGGTCCGCCTCATGCTCCTCCAGGCAGACCGGGATCGTGCTGCCGGACTGGTCACGGGCGGGTTCGTCTCCGGCTATCGCGGGTCGCCGCTCGGCACGCTGGACCAGGCGTTCGCCTCAGCGCGCAAGTACACGGCAGAGCGTGGAATAGAGGTTATGCCGGGCGTCAACGAGGAACTGGCCGCCACCGCGATTGCGGGAACGCAGCAGATCGACACCACGCCCGATGCAAAGGTCGCTGGCGTTTTCTCGCTCTGGTACGGCAAGGGGCCGGGGCTGGACCGTGCCGCCGATGCCATCCGGCATGGCAATATCCAGGGCGCGTCGCAATTCGGCGGGGTTGTGCTTGCCGTCGGGGACGACCACGTTGCCAAGTCCTCGACAATCGCCTGCTATAGCGACGAGACGGTGGCAAGCCTGCACGTTCCGCTGTTCTATCCGGCGGACCCGCGCGAAGTCGTGGAGTACGGATTGCACGGTTTTGCCATGTCGCGGCACACGGGCTCGTGGGCGGCAGTCAAGATCGTCACTGACGTGGCCGATTCCGCGCGCACGGTGGCAGCGGACGAACTGGCCTTTGCGCCATCCCTGCCGCCAATTGCCGGCGCTCCGCGCGGCGTCCACTTCCGCTGGCCCGAGACGCCGCTGGAGCAGGAAGCCAAACAGATCGAGGTCCGGTTGCCTGCGGTCGCCGACTATGTTCTCGCCAACGGCCTCGACAAGGCATTCAACCGGACCGACGCCAGCCGGATCGGCATTATTGCCGCCGGCAAGACGTGGAACGACCTGCGTTCCGCGCTGGACATGCTCGGTCTCGACGATGCCGCCCTTCAAGAGCGGGGAATCGCGTTGTACAAGCCAGCGATGATCTGGCCGCTGGAGCAGCGCGGCCTGAGCGCCTTTGCCGAGGGCCTGGAGCGACTGCTGGTGCTGGAGGACAAGGGCGGCTTCATCGAAGGGCAGGTGAAGTCGATACTCTATGGCAAGTCGGGCTTTCCGGCGGTCGCGGGCAAGAAGGACTTTGAAGGCAGTCCCCTGTTGCCGGCAGTGGCCGAACTGACGCCGGAAAAGATCACCGTGGCGATCGGGCGGATCGCCCGGCTTGGACCCGAAGAACGCGAACTTCCGGAACAGTTGCGCGCGCTGCTGGAAACGGCGAATGCGGCGCAAGGCTCTGCCGTGCTGCGCAAGCCGTTCTTCTGCTCGGGTTGCCCGCATAACCGGTCCACCGTCCTGCCCGACGGCAGTCGCGCCTATTCGGGTATCGGTTGCCACGGCATGTCGACCAGCCTGCGGCCGCGCCATTCGGGATTCTGCCAGATGGGCGGCGAGGGCGTTCACTGGGTCGGCCTGTCGCGGTTCACCAACGAGGATCACGTGTTCGCCAACCTTGGCGACGGCACCTACTTCCATTCGGGAATACTGGCGATCCGCCAGGCTGTCGCATCGGGCGCGAACCTGACCTACAAGATCCTGTACAACAGCGCCGTCGCGATGACGGGCGGACAACCGGTGGACGGGGAACTGTCGGTCGAGCAAATGGCTGAACAACTGCGCGCCGAAGGCGTGCGCAAGATCGTTCTGGTTACCGACGATCCCGATCGTTATGCCGGACACGCTCTGCTCAAAGCTGCCGGACCGCGCGGGCCCATGATCGAACGCGTCGAACATCGCGACGATATCGATGCGGTGCAACGCGACCTGCGGACCGAGAAAGGTGTCACGGTCCTGCTCTACGACCAGATGTGCGCGACCGAGAAGCGACGGCTGCGCAAGCGGGGCAAGATGGCCGAACCCTCGCGCCGCGTGTTCATCAACACCGCGGTCTGCGAAGGTTGTGGCGACTGCTCGGTGAAGTCCAATTGCCTTTCGGTAGAGCCCGAACACACGCCGCTTGGGGTCAAGCGCAAGATCAACCAGTCCACCTGCAACAAGGACTATTCCTGCCTTACCGGCTTTTGCCCCAGCTTCGTCACCATCGAAGGCGCAAGCCCGCGCAAGGCGGCCAATTCGCAGGCGTTGGCAGGCATGGCTCCGCTGCCGGAAATACGGACAGTCGCCCCGGAGGAAAACCGCAATATCCTCGTCACCGGGATCGGCGGCACGGGCGTCGTAACGATCGGCGCGCTGATCGCGATGGCCGCACATATCGAGGGGCGCAAGGCCGGGGTCCTGGACCAGGTCGGGCTGGCGCAAAAGGGCGGTGCGGTCACATCGCATATCCATGTCGGACCGGACGATATCCATGCCCTGCGCACCCGGGCAGCGGGCGCCGACCTTTTGATCGCCTGCGACGAAGTGGGCGGAAACTCGCGCGATGCGATCGCCGCCATAGATCCGGGCCGCACGCGGGTGGTGGCCAATTCCGATATGGCGATTACCGGCGATTTTACCGGCAACCGCGACATGGTCATCGACGCAGCGCCGTTCGAACGGAACCTGTCGGAGAAGGCAGGTGTCGGGAACTTCGCAGCATTTCCGTTTACCCGCCTTGCCGAGAGACTGCTGGGCAATGCCATTGGCGCCAACCTGATGATGGTGGGTTATGCCTGGCAGAGCGGCTGGCTTTACCTCGACGCCGATGCCCTGGACGCGGCAATCGAATTGAACGGCGTTGCGCTCGCCATGAACAGGTCTGCGATCGAGATCGGGCGCGGGCTGGCCCAAAATCCGGATGCGGTGATGCAGGCGGCCGGTCTTGCCGACCCCGCGGCGGAGCAGCTCGACGACGTAATCTCGCGGCTGGCGGCCGATCTCGAACGGTATCAGGACAGTGCCTATTCAGAGCGCTTCCTGTCCATCGTCGCCACCGCTCGCGATGGCGCGTCCGCCCTTGGCGGCGGGGATGGTTTCGTGGACGCCGTGGCACGGTCGCTGTACAAGCTGATGGCCTACAAGGACGAATACGAGGTGGCGCGGCTCTACACCGACGGACGCTTTGCCGATGCCCTGCGCGAACAGTTCGAAGGTGGCGGGAAACCCAGCTTCTATCTTGCGCCGCCGTTTCTGGCGCGGCGCGACCCGGTGACGGGCCAGGCTCGCAAGCGCAAGTTCGGACCATGGGTTTTCACGGCCTTCCGCATTCTGGCAAGGATGAAGCACTTGCGCGGCGGCCCACTGGACGTTTTCGGCAAGACGCACGAGCGGCGGATGGAGCGGGCGCTGATCGAGCGGTTCGAAGCTATCGTCGCCGAACTGGCCGGCGCGTTGTGCCCCGCGAACCTGGACCTTGCGCGCCAGATTGCGGCGATGCCGATGGAGATTCGCGGCTATGGGCACGTCAAGGAAGCCGCTGTCACCGCTTTCGATGCCGAGTTGCCGTCACGGATGTCGGCCTTTCGCGATGCTGCGCAGCGGGGCGCCGCCAATGCGACTGCCGTGCCCGAATTCGCCTGAAGCCGTTAACATCTAACCGGCGGAGCGGTCCTGCGCGCCAGTGTGCAGGGCCACCCCCCTTGTTGCCGACGCTCCACGCGTCAAGCGCTCACGGCGTCGGGTATGTCAGGACAGGGTTTCGCGAAGGGCTGCATAACGCGCAGCCTGGGTCTTGCCACCGGCGATCCGGGGCAGGAAGCGGGATGCACGCGCGGTCGCGTTGTCGAGCCAGTGCTCGCTAGCCGCTATCAGCATCGCATCGCTCGTGCCGTCCCGCAGGTAGCCGGCAGCTATCCAGGCCAGCGCGGCAGTGGCGGCGATGTGCAGCATTGCTGTCGCCCCGCCTTCGGCACATTCCGGAGAGGCCGCGATTGTCCGGGCTGCTTGGTCGAGCACGTCGAGGCAGCTCTCCAGCCGGGCATCTCCGGTGCCGCGCGCCGTCGTCATGAAACTGTCGAAGCTCGACCGGTCATCGACCAGGCGACGTAGAACAAGGTCCTGCGCCTGCATTCCCGTGGTTCCTTCGAAGACGGTGAGGACGCGGGCATCGCGAAGAAACTGCTCTGCCGGCCATTCCGAGGTATAACCAGCTCCGCCCAGCACCTGGATCGCGCCGCTGGCGACATCGAACGCGGTCTCGCCGCCCGTGGTCTTTACAATCGGCAGCAGCCATGCCCCAAGCGCTTGGGCCTGCGTGTCGCCCTGCGAGGCGAGATCGTTGCAATTCGCCACCGCAAACAGCAATCCGCGCATCAGGATGGTCGGGGCCATAAGGTCGAGCAGCTGCAGCTGGACATCCGCATGACGCGCGATGGCCACCGGATCGGGAGATCCGCCCTGAAGCCGTTCTTCCGCATAGCGCATCGCCAGATCGGTCGCTCCACTGGCAATTCCGGTGCCCATTGCGCCCACGGCCATGCGCATGTTGGCGATCATCACGAACAACTGTGCCAGCCCGCGGCCTTCCTGCCCCAGCAGGATGCCCCGCGCCTGTTCGAAACCCAGTTCGCAGGTGGGAGAGCCATGCAACCCCAACTTCTCCTCGATCCGATGGACAGCAACTGCATTGCGGCTGCCGTCCGGCAGGATCAGGGGGACAAGGAACAGGCTGGGTCGCGACTTGCCCTCGGCATCGGTCGTGCGTGCCAGAACGACGTGGCCGATCTGTTCGGCAAGATCGTGATCGCCGAACGAGATCCACGCCTTGTTGCCCGTGACTAGCCAGCCCTCATCCTCCGCCCTGCTGGCGACAGTGCGGATACGGCGCAGGTCCGACCCCGCACCGGCTTCCGAAACGCATATGGTCGCGCCCCATTCACCGCTGACCAGACGGTTCAGCCAGCGGCTTTTCAGGTTGTCGTCCCCGAAGGCGCGGATCAGCCGGAAGGCCGAACGCTGAGGTACCGGAAGCATTCCGAATGCCGGGCAGGCCCGGTCGAACAGTTCCTGAGCCGCGAAGGCCAGGATCGCCGGCATGTCCTGGCCACCCAGGTCCTCTTCGGCCTCCAGCGTGGGCCAGCCGGCATCGACATATTGTTGCCATGCTTCACGGTGTGCGGCCGAAGTGACGACCCTCCCGGCCACCAGCGAGACGCCGTCGGCGTCCATTGTCCGGTTGAGGGGTTCCAGAACATCCGCAGCGAATTTCGCCGCCGCGCCAAGAATCGCCTCGCACATGTCCGGTGATGCCGCATCCCATGCGGCGCGGGCGGCGCGAACATCGGCAATCCGGTGCGACAGTTCGATCTGGCGTGCGACAGTGGCGAGATTGGCGGGTGGTAAGTTCGCGCGCATGGGGGGCGTCCTGTGCTGGGTTGCTTTGTCGGGCGGTCTGGGGCGAATCCGGTGGGGACTGGCGCTTGCCCTAATCGGGCGGGAGCAGCGCTTCCAGCCGGTCGGCGATGGCCTTGCCCATGGCCGAGCACGAAACGAGCGTCGTACCATCGACGTGAATCTCGGCCGTGCGCAGGCCTGCTGCCAGCACCTCGTCTATGGCCTGCTCGACCGTTGAGGCAAGATCGGGTCGGTCGAAGCTGTGCCGCAGCATGAGCGCGACGCACCTTATCATCGCGATCGGATTGGCCTTGTCCTGTCCCGCGATGTCGAGGGCACTGCCGTGGCCGGGTTCGTAATAGACCTGGCCGGTTTCGTTGAACACCACCGACGCAACAAGCCCGATCGATCCGGTCAGTGCCGATGCGACGTCCGAGAGAATATCGCCGAACAGGTTCGCCGTCAGGATCGTGTCGTAGCTGGCCGGGTCGGTTACAAGCTGCATGGCGGTGTTGTCGGCCAGCTGGTGGGTCAGCGCCACATCGGGATATTCCGCAGCGACCTCGGCCACGACACGTTGCCACAGGCGCGAGGTGGCCAGCACGTTGGACTTGTCGGCACTGACCAGGCGGCCCGACCGCGCGCGCGCCGTGCGAAAGCCGAGGTGGGCAATACGGCGCACTTCGCTTTCGGTGTAGCGCATCGTGTCGAACCCTTCGACCTCGCCCGGGAAGGGGCCGTCTTCGGCAATGCGCTGACCCTTGGGCTGGGCGGCGTATACGTCACCCGAAATCTCGCGAACGATCGCGAAGTCGGTGCTGCGGGCGCGTACTGGCCTGAGGGGCGACATCGCGAGTTGCGCGTCCGCAATGCGATATTCGCGCACGAGGCCATAGAGGTTCAGCAACTTGCGCAATGCGCCGATGGCGCTGTCGGGTCGCTTGGGGCCGAGGTGGTCGAGCGACGGGTCGCCGGCCGCTCCGAACAGAACCGCATCGGCATTGCGCGCCTCGGTCTCGGTTGCGGCAGGGAAGGGATTGCCCTCGTCCATCAGTGGACCGGTGCCGATCGCGCCTTCGACCAGTTCGGCCCGCACGCCGCAACGGCCTTGCACGATCGCGAAGATGCGCAGCGCCTCGGGCATGATCTCACGGCCTATGCCATCCCCGGCAAGCGCCAGCACGCGCATCAGCGGGCCATGGCCGCTTGTTGCTTCAGCTCATCGAACGAGACGAGTCGGCCCGCGATCGCGCTTGCCGCGACTGTAGCGGGGCTGCCCAGCCATACCTGACCGGGGCCGGACCGGCCGGGAAAGTTTCTGTTGATCGCACTGACGGTCACTTCCTCGTGCGAGCTTGAGGAACCCGGACCGCAGCCGGCGCACGCGCCGCACGATGGCATGAGCATTTCGGCGCCGACCCGTTCGAACACCGGAAGATAACCCTGTTCCTCGCAGTAGTCGCGGACCGCAAGAGTGCCGAATTGCAGGAACAGGGTGACACCCGCCTGTGCCTTCAGGCCATTGCGGTCGGCCCAGTCGAGAACCTTGAAGTATTCGTCGAAATCCTCGCGCTTGCCGCCGGTGCACGAACCGCCATACGCAATATCCACCGAAGGACGTTCGACAAGTTCGGACAGGGGGATCGCATTGCCGGGATCGCCCGGCGCCGCGACCACCGGCGAGATCAGCGAACAGTCGACCGTGACGATTTCGGAGAAGGGGGCGCCTTCATCGCTCTTCATCCATTCCTGCAGCGCGAAATCGACGCCGCGGCGCTCTTTAAGGAAGCGCACGGTTTCCGCGTCCGGCGCGACGATCCCGGTGAAACCGCCAAGCTCCGCGGTCATGTTGGTCAGCGTCGTACGTTCGTCCGTCGACATGGCGTCTACCGCTTCGCCGGCGAATTCGAACACTTTGCCAAGGCCGCTGCCGCGCTTCAGTTCGGGGCGTGCGGCAAGGTGGAGGACGATGTCCTTGCTCGCCACCCCTTCGGGCAATTTGCCATCCAGGCGAATCAGGATGCTGTCCGGAACCGTCAGGCGGCAATTGCCGGTCTTCAGGGCATAGGCCATGTCGCTCGAGCCAACCCCGAAAGCGAGTGCGCCCAGCGCCCCGCTATGTGTCGTGTGCGAATCCGTGCCGACAACGACTTCTCCCGGCATCGCGTAGCGTTCGATCATGATGGCATGGCAAATGCCCTCCGAACCTTCATGCGCGGGCAGGTAGCCATGGTTGGTGATGCCGTACTTGATCCCGAACGCCTGATGGCGCCGGGACATGCGCTCGACCCCGGGCAGCAGTCCGCCGTTGACGTGAACCGGGCTGCGATGCGCGAAGGTCAGGTGGTCTTCGAACAGGATGATGCGATCGGGATCAGACAGCGGTACCGGGTCGCCGAACTGATGATGAAGCAGGTTCGCGATCATACCGGTGTAGTATTCGTGGCTGAACCGCCAGTCCGTCCGCACGAACGAACCGGAGCCGGCGGGAAAGTCCTGGTCGGCGACGATCGCATGGCGTTGCAGGATCTTTTGCGTAAGTGTTCTGGGCGCTCCATCGGCCGGCCGGGTAGTCAGGGCGAATTCGCGGATCGCGTCTTCGTCGAGATTGAGCAGGCCGCCGGCACGCAGCAGGCGCGCGGCAAGGGCTTCGCGGCCCGCGACCAGTTCGTCGATCGCGATCGCTTCGCCCGCCGAGATCCGGTCGGCGAGAGACATGTCGGTGCTGGTGAAGATGCCCAGATTGTCGCAGTTCTGGCGGAAGATACGCTCGAAACTCTCGGCAATTATCAGCCTGACGCCGATCGTCTTGTGGGCCAGGGGCGAGTGTTCGCGCGAAGATCCCTTGCCGTAGCGTTTTCCGGCAACCATCACCGTGACCGGCGTGCCGCGAAAGGCGAGCTCGGGGATCGGCTGGGCATCGCCGGCCCGATAGGCGCTCAGCAGGCCGTCGCCAAAATCCTCGTAGCGGGCGCAAACTGCCTGCGAGGTCATCTCGTCGGTGGAGACGTCGTCGCGAAGGGGAATGGCATGGGCAAGCGTCAGACGTTGACCAGACAGCTGAGCCAGGATTTTGTTCTCGTCATCGCTCAGAAAGAAAATTT
It includes:
- a CDS encoding TonB-dependent receptor domain-containing protein; the encoded protein is MIPTKAAMYLSASFAVLAATSPAAFAQVADETQTDTYAADEIAAAQNSDGSSMEAIIVSGSRVKRDGYSAPTPETVVGAAELQAKAPANLADVVNQLPALAGSSTPRQATVTVSSGSGGSNFLNLRGLGASRTLVLLDGRRVVGANVNGLVDVNTLPSALVSRIDVVTGGASAAYGSDAVTGVVNFVLDTRFTGLKLEGQTGITTYGDDFNYKVEGAYGTGFAGGRGHFIASATYSKVEGIREVGSRPWYDGQKIIPNPAYTSTNGEPQLINASDVNHSRAAFGGLITSGTLRGTQFGLNGAQSDFTFGTLSGPYMIGGTTSDLASFYALDIPLEQFTTFGRLSFEVNDAFQPFVEVNYGKAIADAPSAYNFHFGNITIQADNAFLPDDLRAQLQPGETSFSFGTLNPDLGRQYGRAKRELQRYVIGAQGDLGGSWSYEVYGQYGQTHVNTQVRNLEIKANYARAVDAVYDVNDNIVCRSTLTDPTNGCVPYNVFGYGLNGQDAIDYVTGASILDQKLEQYVGSASIQGEPAQTWAGPISFATGLEYRKEQVNGTADPISLVNGYFSANYKPSTGKYDVYEGFAEVVVPLLADSKLGESLDFNGAVRRTHYSTSGNVNTWKLGLTYQPISDIRFRAVRSRDIRAPNLNDLFQGGVVASAQTVNDPVIDAQQSGFTAITSGSPSLKPEIARSFSVGAVLTPSFLPGFSLSVDYYDIKISGAINTLTVQQIVDGCYAGNAVLCADVQRTGTTITNVYRRPVNINTEGLKGVDIDGAYVIPADIMGGTVTLRGRATYTDTRYIDDGSTRDEAAGENSGAVPKWRANGSVGFNNDDLGVIFTGRYVSPGKYDNAYTPAVLEDNSIPGAMYFDLSTTFKFEQGSMNGSFFVNVDNVFNKDPVIVSAISQPFLYAPINAQLYDTIGRSFRVGFRLKM
- a CDS encoding AraC family transcriptional regulator, which encodes MATLKTVGQGYGWQHRVLSIGFDRQFDPSGTCLLERLRQPRCGFLHKMTKVHMLGTADLGLLDAMMEQLGDVSFFVKDAELRYVAANPATAEIFGLTEVSGLIGRRSGDFLPEHVARHYEDLDAEVLATGRPIRDRLEPFGMRGAAWLLYTRLPVVDLSGLTVGVLTVGRSLQARGGQSTKYTRLARALERLRADPAQPLDVAALARLAGISVSQLERDSRSVLGMTLQSFLHRLRMEMATPLLIETDKSIAEIAQACGYADQSAFTRRFHQVAGMTPHSWRTANRSQPVSRTSSRPH
- a CDS encoding acyl-CoA dehydrogenase family protein, yielding MRANLPPANLATVARQIELSHRIADVRAARAAWDAASPDMCEAILGAAAKFAADVLEPLNRTMDADGVSLVAGRVVTSAAHREAWQQYVDAGWPTLEAEEDLGGQDMPAILAFAAQELFDRACPAFGMLPVPQRSAFRLIRAFGDDNLKSRWLNRLVSGEWGATICVSEAGAGSDLRRIRTVASRAEDEGWLVTGNKAWISFGDHDLAEQIGHVVLARTTDAEGKSRPSLFLVPLILPDGSRNAVAVHRIEEKLGLHGSPTCELGFEQARGILLGQEGRGLAQLFVMIANMRMAVGAMGTGIASGATDLAMRYAEERLQGGSPDPVAIARHADVQLQLLDLMAPTILMRGLLFAVANCNDLASQGDTQAQALGAWLLPIVKTTGGETAFDVASGAIQVLGGAGYTSEWPAEQFLRDARVLTVFEGTTGMQAQDLVLRRLVDDRSSFDSFMTTARGTGDARLESCLDVLDQAARTIAASPECAEGGATAMLHIAATAALAWIAAGYLRDGTSDAMLIAASEHWLDNATARASRFLPRIAGGKTQAARYAALRETLS
- a CDS encoding indolepyruvate ferredoxin oxidoreductase family protein, with translation MLPAVTLTDRFERRQGPILISGVQALVRLMLLQADRDRAAGLVTGGFVSGYRGSPLGTLDQAFASARKYTAERGIEVMPGVNEELAATAIAGTQQIDTTPDAKVAGVFSLWYGKGPGLDRAADAIRHGNIQGASQFGGVVLAVGDDHVAKSSTIACYSDETVASLHVPLFYPADPREVVEYGLHGFAMSRHTGSWAAVKIVTDVADSARTVAADELAFAPSLPPIAGAPRGVHFRWPETPLEQEAKQIEVRLPAVADYVLANGLDKAFNRTDASRIGIIAAGKTWNDLRSALDMLGLDDAALQERGIALYKPAMIWPLEQRGLSAFAEGLERLLVLEDKGGFIEGQVKSILYGKSGFPAVAGKKDFEGSPLLPAVAELTPEKITVAIGRIARLGPEERELPEQLRALLETANAAQGSAVLRKPFFCSGCPHNRSTVLPDGSRAYSGIGCHGMSTSLRPRHSGFCQMGGEGVHWVGLSRFTNEDHVFANLGDGTYFHSGILAIRQAVASGANLTYKILYNSAVAMTGGQPVDGELSVEQMAEQLRAEGVRKIVLVTDDPDRYAGHALLKAAGPRGPMIERVEHRDDIDAVQRDLRTEKGVTVLLYDQMCATEKRRLRKRGKMAEPSRRVFINTAVCEGCGDCSVKSNCLSVEPEHTPLGVKRKINQSTCNKDYSCLTGFCPSFVTIEGASPRKAANSQALAGMAPLPEIRTVAPEENRNILVTGIGGTGVVTIGALIAMAAHIEGRKAGVLDQVGLAQKGGAVTSHIHVGPDDIHALRTRAAGADLLIACDEVGGNSRDAIAAIDPGRTRVVANSDMAITGDFTGNRDMVIDAAPFERNLSEKAGVGNFAAFPFTRLAERLLGNAIGANLMMVGYAWQSGWLYLDADALDAAIELNGVALAMNRSAIEIGRGLAQNPDAVMQAAGLADPAAEQLDDVISRLAADLERYQDSAYSERFLSIVATARDGASALGGGDGFVDAVARSLYKLMAYKDEYEVARLYTDGRFADALREQFEGGGKPSFYLAPPFLARRDPVTGQARKRKFGPWVFTAFRILARMKHLRGGPLDVFGKTHERRMERALIERFEAIVAELAGALCPANLDLARQIAAMPMEIRGYGHVKEAAVTAFDAELPSRMSAFRDAAQRGAANATAVPEFA
- a CDS encoding aconitase family protein, with amino-acid sequence MQNIDFQGQIFFLSDDENKILAQLSGQRLTLAHAIPLRDDVSTDEMTSQAVCARYEDFGDGLLSAYRAGDAQPIPELAFRGTPVTVMVAGKRYGKGSSREHSPLAHKTIGVRLIIAESFERIFRQNCDNLGIFTSTDMSLADRISAGEAIAIDELVAGREALAARLLRAGGLLNLDEDAIREFALTTRPADGAPRTLTQKILQRHAIVADQDFPAGSGSFVRTDWRFSHEYYTGMIANLLHHQFGDPVPLSDPDRIILFEDHLTFAHRSPVHVNGGLLPGVERMSRRHQAFGIKYGITNHGYLPAHEGSEGICHAIMIERYAMPGEVVVGTDSHTTHSGALGALAFGVGSSDMAYALKTGNCRLTVPDSILIRLDGKLPEGVASKDIVLHLAARPELKRGSGLGKVFEFAGEAVDAMSTDERTTLTNMTAELGGFTGIVAPDAETVRFLKERRGVDFALQEWMKSDEGAPFSEIVTVDCSLISPVVAAPGDPGNAIPLSELVERPSVDIAYGGSCTGGKREDFDEYFKVLDWADRNGLKAQAGVTLFLQFGTLAVRDYCEEQGYLPVFERVGAEMLMPSCGACAGCGPGSSSSHEEVTVSAINRNFPGRSGPGQVWLGSPATVAASAIAGRLVSFDELKQQAAMAR
- the leuB gene encoding 3-isopropylmalate dehydrogenase — encoded protein: MRVLALAGDGIGREIMPEALRIFAIVQGRCGVRAELVEGAIGTGPLMDEGNPFPAATETEARNADAVLFGAAGDPSLDHLGPKRPDSAIGALRKLLNLYGLVREYRIADAQLAMSPLRPVRARSTDFAIVREISGDVYAAQPKGQRIAEDGPFPGEVEGFDTMRYTESEVRRIAHLGFRTARARSGRLVSADKSNVLATSRLWQRVVAEVAAEYPDVALTHQLADNTAMQLVTDPASYDTILTANLFGDILSDVASALTGSIGLVASVVFNETGQVYYEPGHGSALDIAGQDKANPIAMIRCVALMLRHSFDRPDLASTVEQAIDEVLAAGLRTAEIHVDGTTLVSCSAMGKAIADRLEALLPPD